One genomic segment of Triplophysa rosa linkage group LG22, Trosa_1v2, whole genome shotgun sequence includes these proteins:
- the ift46 gene encoding intraflagellar transport protein 46 homolog isoform X1, with protein MPGCNIYVWLFLFAAFAIDLLAVTVQTGLYNRVELTGEKLDQQTVDSLKEVEWTNLNKSCLCLRFCKQNSSEIVYRKCCGKAHFYLNNNSLILENVTAQVEGVFKETIVTNNSATKSFIFVLNILYPLNATGIVVSWSYNNTSVSLTCKVSGTYTDIMWMREDSPIQRDNRHSFSNQTLHISNITNLDYGQYSCVATNSYEKSETQIYIISEECSTNGENTTFYQEHDANSNRHQAIQIFLWSGLALGILGLCISVFYGINKYRHSQVHRQDTKQDGNTRGHRREDDRTTEEDVDIDLGIYQEVPGTEVSLLPYVYTDFIKPREANQNSAAAEDTKDFGYSEIGPAVGEEIILDRSSSDEQSTPCTNTAEE; from the exons ATGCCTGGATGTAACATTTATGTATGGCTGTTTCTTTTCGCTGCTTTTG CGATAGATCTGTTGGCAGTCACAGTCCAGACGGGTTTATACAACCGAGTTGAGCTGACAGGAGAAAAACTTGATCAACAAACTGTTGATTCCTTGAAGGAAGTGGAATGGACCAATCTGAACAAATCATGTCTTTGTCTTAgattttgtaaacaaaacagTTCAGAAATAGTCTACAGAAAATGCTGTGGTAAAGCTCATTTCTATTTAAACAATAACAGCCTCATTTTGGAAAATGTGACAGCACAGGTTGAAGGAGTATTCAAGGAAACTATTGTTACAAATAACTCTGCAACAAAAAGCTTCATCtttgtattaaatattttat ACCCATTAAATGCAACAGGAATTGTTGTATCCTGGAGTTACAACAACACATCTGTGTCTCTCACGTGTAAAGTGAGCGGGACATATACAGATATAATGTGGATGAGAGAAGATTCTCCAATTCAAAGGGACAACAGACACTCATTCAGCAACCAGACTCTACACATCAGCAATATAACCAATTTAGATTATGGACAATACAGTTGTGTGGCaacaaattcatatgaaaaatctgaaacacAAATTTACATTATCAGTGAGGAATGTTCCACAAACG gtgaaaacacaacattttaccAAGAACATGATGCTAACAGCAACCGACACCAGGCTATCCAGATTTTCCTTTGGAGTGGACTCGCACTAGGCATTTTGGGACTGTGTATTAGTGTGTTCTATGGCATTAACAAATACCGTCACA gTCAAGTTCACAGACAAGACACAAAACAAGACGGAAATACAAGAG GTCACAGAAGAGAAGATGACAGAACTACAGAAG AGGATGTTGACATTGATCTTGGAATTTATCAG GAAGTACCTGGCACTGAGGTGTCTCTTTTGCCATATGTCTACACAGACTTCATTAAGCCACGAGAGGCCAATCAGAACTCAGCAGCAGCAGAAGACActaaggattttggatattctGAGATTGGACCAGCAGTCGGAGAAGAAATTATTTTGGATCGCAGCAGCTCAGATGAACAGTCCACACCGTGTACTAACACTGCGGAGGAATAA
- the ift46 gene encoding intraflagellar transport protein 46 homolog isoform X2 — protein MPGCNIYVWLFLFAAFAIDLLAVTVQTGLYNRVELTGEKLDQQTVDSLKEVEWTNLNKSCLCLRFCKQNSSEIVYRKCCGKAHFYLNNNSLILENVTAQVEGVFKETIVTNNSATKSFIFVLNILYPLNATGIVVSWSYNNTSVSLTCKVSGTYTDIMWMREDSPIQRDNRHSFSNQTLHISNITNLDYGQYSCVATNSYEKSETQIYIISEECSTNGENTTFYQEHDANSNRHQAIQIFLWSGLALGILGLCISVFYGINKYRHSQVHRQDTKQDGNTRGHRREDDRTTEEDVDIDLGIYQTSLSHERPIRTQQQQKTLRILDILRLDQQSEKKLFWIAAAQMNSPHRVLTLRRNNS, from the exons ATGCCTGGATGTAACATTTATGTATGGCTGTTTCTTTTCGCTGCTTTTG CGATAGATCTGTTGGCAGTCACAGTCCAGACGGGTTTATACAACCGAGTTGAGCTGACAGGAGAAAAACTTGATCAACAAACTGTTGATTCCTTGAAGGAAGTGGAATGGACCAATCTGAACAAATCATGTCTTTGTCTTAgattttgtaaacaaaacagTTCAGAAATAGTCTACAGAAAATGCTGTGGTAAAGCTCATTTCTATTTAAACAATAACAGCCTCATTTTGGAAAATGTGACAGCACAGGTTGAAGGAGTATTCAAGGAAACTATTGTTACAAATAACTCTGCAACAAAAAGCTTCATCtttgtattaaatattttat ACCCATTAAATGCAACAGGAATTGTTGTATCCTGGAGTTACAACAACACATCTGTGTCTCTCACGTGTAAAGTGAGCGGGACATATACAGATATAATGTGGATGAGAGAAGATTCTCCAATTCAAAGGGACAACAGACACTCATTCAGCAACCAGACTCTACACATCAGCAATATAACCAATTTAGATTATGGACAATACAGTTGTGTGGCaacaaattcatatgaaaaatctgaaacacAAATTTACATTATCAGTGAGGAATGTTCCACAAACG gtgaaaacacaacattttaccAAGAACATGATGCTAACAGCAACCGACACCAGGCTATCCAGATTTTCCTTTGGAGTGGACTCGCACTAGGCATTTTGGGACTGTGTATTAGTGTGTTCTATGGCATTAACAAATACCGTCACA gTCAAGTTCACAGACAAGACACAAAACAAGACGGAAATACAAGAG GTCACAGAAGAGAAGATGACAGAACTACAGAAG AGGATGTTGACATTGATCTTGGAATTTATCAG ACTTCATTAAGCCACGAGAGGCCAATCAGAACTCAGCAGCAGCAGAAGACActaaggattttggatattctGAGATTGGACCAGCAGTCGGAGAAGAAATTATTTTGGATCGCAGCAGCTCAGATGAACAGTCCACACCGTGTACTAACACTGCGGAGGAATAACAGCTGA
- the ift46 gene encoding intraflagellar transport protein 46 homolog isoform X3 has product MERSERQKIQLTSNQPYDESFDVNADDADSVHTPTPRQIVSRRAGRQKQSTMASYTGSKLEDDTKQRKKEPPGSRGTNENEEEDEDEEEEDDDEDDDDDSDDTESDEEEGEPGSAPEGAYDPADYDHLPVTAEIKELFQYITRYTPQTIELDHKLKPFIPDFIPAVGDIDAFLKVPRPDGKPDNLGLLVLDEPCTKQSDPTVLSLWLSENSKQHNVTEVKVKSIENPERNPKAIDNWIESISELHRSKPPATVHYTRAMPDIDSLMQEWPSEFEELLGKVNLPTADIDCSLAEYVDIICGILDIPVYKNRIHSLHVLFTLYSEFKNSQHFKSIEGQKSDTPSASHTATAELERLTLD; this is encoded by the exons ATGGAGAGGTCCGAGCGACAAAAG ATCCAACTGACATCCAACCAACCATACGACGAAAGTTTTGACGTAAACGCGGACGACGCGGACAGTGTACACACACCAACCCCACGACAGATTG TTTCCAGGAGGGCAGGGAGGCAGAAGCAGAGCACCATGGCCAGTTACACTGGTAGTAAACTAGAAGATGATACAAAG CAGAGAAAAAAAGAGCCACCTGGTTCTCGTGGTACTAATGAAAAcgaggaggaggatgaagatgaggaagaggaggatgacgacgaagatgatgatgatgattctgATGATACAGAGTCTGATGAAGAGGAAGGGGAGCCTGGATCTGCTCCAGAAGG CGCATATGATCCTGCCGATTATGATCATCTTCCTGTAACAGCAGAGATTAAAGAGCTGTTTCAGTACATCACACG ATACACCCCACAGACGATAGAACTTGACCACAAACTGAAGCCGTTTATCCCTGACTTTATTCCGGCTGTGGGAGACATTGATGCTTTCCTCAAA GTACCACGACCGGATGGCAAACCAGATAATCTGGGTCTTCTAGTTCTGGATGAGCCGTGCACTAAACAGTCAGACCCCACAGTGCTTTCCCTCTGGCTGTCGGAGAACAGCAAACAACACAATGTCACT GAAGTGAAGGTTAAGAGCATAGAAAACCCAGAAAGAAACCCCAAAGCCATAGACAACTGGATCGAGAGCATTAGTGAACTGCATCGGTCAAAACCTCCAGCTACTGTACACTACACCAG AGCAATGCCGGACATCGACAGTCTGATGCAAGAGTGGCCATCTGAATTTGAGGAACTTTTGGGAAAG GTGAATCTGCCCACAGCAGATATTGATTGTAGTTTGGCAGAGTATGTCGACATTATTTGTG GGATATTGGACATACCCGTGTACAAGAACAGAATTCACTCGCTCCACGTCCTGTTCACACTCTACTCTGAATTCAAAAACTCGCAG CACTTTAAATCTATAGAAGGCCAGAAGTCTGACACGCCATCAGCTTCGCATACAGCCACGGCTGAATTAGAAAGACTCACTTTGGACTGA